One window of Pseudacidobacterium ailaaui genomic DNA carries:
- a CDS encoding 4a-hydroxytetrahydrobiopterin dehydratase has product MTRLQPDQIKEKLEHLQGWRLQGQEIVRDFSFENFVEAMKFVNTVAQQAEAAGHHPDIDIRYNKVRLALTSHDAGGLTDKDFSLAAAINQSST; this is encoded by the coding sequence ATGACGCGATTGCAACCGGACCAGATCAAGGAGAAGCTGGAACATCTGCAAGGCTGGCGGTTACAAGGACAAGAGATTGTCCGGGACTTTTCGTTTGAGAACTTTGTTGAGGCCATGAAGTTTGTGAATACGGTTGCACAACAGGCCGAGGCAGCAGGACATCATCCGGACATCGATATCCGCTATAACAAAGTCCGTCTGGCGCTGACTTCACACGATGCGGGCGGGCTGACAGACAAGGATTTCAGCCTGGCAGCAGCCATCAATCAATCCTCTACATAA
- a CDS encoding CYCXC family (seleno)protein codes for MRRVLLALAACLMTIVGYAQWSNPADDIPAYHTAPPAKGEALPPILTPEQLPAEYSQFAWQKEVYREAARIPRVLYQLPCYCRCDKALGHSSLHSCFEGTHGAICSTCAKEGAYAYQMTKMGKTPRQIRDGIERKDYETVDLYHLGGM; via the coding sequence ATGAGACGTGTCCTTCTGGCCCTTGCCGCCTGTCTGATGACCATTGTCGGCTATGCACAATGGTCAAACCCAGCTGATGATATTCCTGCATACCACACTGCCCCGCCTGCCAAAGGTGAAGCGCTTCCTCCGATACTGACTCCAGAACAGCTGCCGGCGGAGTACTCCCAGTTTGCCTGGCAGAAAGAGGTCTACAGAGAGGCGGCGCGGATTCCTCGCGTCCTGTATCAGCTTCCCTGCTATTGTCGTTGCGACAAGGCGTTGGGTCACAGCAGCCTGCATAGCTGTTTTGAGGGCACGCATGGCGCGATCTGCTCAACCTGCGCCAAAGAAGGCGCATATGCCTATCAGATGACGAAGATGGGAAAAACTCCCAGACAAATCCGCGACGGCATTGAGCGCAAGGACTACGAGACGGTTGACCTTTACCATCTTGGCGGCATGTAA
- a CDS encoding RNA polymerase sigma factor, whose protein sequence is MTTEFGGFSPQSRTAIAAVRAEKQQKEQVQRDIYDSHRHRVFSLAFYMTGNEALAEEILTQTFVTAFQKHPHPDRECIDKALMAQLHCPDEVSTPLPAEEQSEQRLQKNVKRTELEIALQHLPGMERLAFLLKDVEGYPLEEISGLMQLPPAQICRILISAKIRLRRVLAGMQSGASREGST, encoded by the coding sequence GTGACGACTGAATTCGGTGGATTTTCCCCCCAGAGCAGAACTGCCATAGCCGCCGTTCGCGCGGAGAAACAGCAAAAGGAGCAGGTACAGCGGGACATTTATGACAGCCACCGTCACCGCGTTTTTTCTTTGGCCTTTTACATGACCGGGAACGAGGCCCTGGCCGAAGAGATTTTGACCCAGACATTTGTCACCGCTTTTCAGAAGCATCCGCACCCAGACCGCGAGTGTATTGATAAGGCACTCATGGCCCAGTTGCACTGCCCGGATGAAGTCTCCACGCCACTGCCCGCAGAGGAGCAGAGTGAACAGCGCCTTCAGAAAAACGTAAAGCGTACCGAACTTGAGATCGCCCTCCAGCATTTGCCGGGCATGGAGAGGCTGGCTTTTCTGTTAAAAGACGTTGAGGGCTATCCTCTCGAAGAGATTTCCGGCCTAATGCAGCTCCCGCCGGCGCAAATCTGCCGCATTCTGATTTCGGCGAAAATCCGGTTACGCAGGGTATTGGCAGGAATGCAATCGGGTGCATCCCGGGAAGGTTCCACCTAA
- a CDS encoding NUDIX domain-containing protein, protein MSIKTLSSREVYRNAWLRFREDEIERSNGTHGIYGVVDKDDCAVIVPIDGDRIYLVGQYRYTVQEHCLELPQGGWETPDVDPEELARGELREETGFDAEEMTYLGMMYIAYGFANQKQHVFLARGLKHVGTDFDPEEHDLTTHAFTIAEFEQMLLDGSIRDSCTLAAWGLYKIWKEKHQA, encoded by the coding sequence ATGAGCATCAAGACACTCAGCAGCCGTGAAGTTTACCGCAATGCATGGCTTCGTTTCCGCGAAGACGAGATTGAGCGCAGCAATGGCACGCATGGCATTTACGGCGTTGTGGACAAAGACGATTGCGCCGTCATTGTCCCCATTGACGGCGATCGCATTTATCTGGTCGGCCAGTATCGCTATACCGTGCAGGAACATTGCCTGGAGCTGCCGCAGGGTGGCTGGGAGACCCCCGACGTAGACCCTGAGGAGCTGGCCCGCGGAGAGTTGCGCGAAGAGACAGGATTCGACGCCGAAGAGATGACCTATCTTGGCATGATGTACATTGCCTATGGTTTCGCAAACCAGAAACAGCATGTTTTTCTGGCCCGCGGACTCAAACATGTCGGGACTGACTTCGACCCAGAGGAGCACGATCTGACAACGCACGCCTTCACGATCGCAGAATTTGAGCAGATGCTGCTGGATGGTTCCATTCGCGATAGCTGTACCCTTGCGGCCTGGGGGCTGTACAAGATCTGGAAAGAGAAGCACCAGGCTTAG
- the tmk gene encoding dTMP kinase, protein MRRGFFLSFEGLDGSGKTTQIRKLTAQLESRGHKVTVVRQPGGTRIGDRIRQILLDSRTDGLAPLAELGLMFSDRAQAIAEVILPALGAGQIVICDRYTDSTEAYQGGGRQLGSKVILQLHELMCGGLQPDLTILLMPDFAKSLHRARRRNERNARAGNDEGRFEQEAEDFYRRVYEKYREIALRDTGRVAVIEGDDGIEDVHHQILRIVEDRLR, encoded by the coding sequence ATGAGGCGCGGCTTCTTTCTCAGCTTTGAGGGACTGGACGGGTCCGGCAAGACAACTCAGATTCGCAAGCTGACCGCCCAGTTGGAAAGCCGCGGTCATAAAGTTACAGTGGTACGGCAGCCCGGCGGTACTCGGATTGGAGACCGTATCCGTCAGATTCTTCTTGATTCCCGAACGGACGGTCTTGCTCCATTGGCTGAGCTGGGACTGATGTTTTCCGATCGCGCCCAGGCGATAGCAGAAGTCATACTACCTGCGCTGGGTGCAGGGCAGATTGTGATCTGCGACCGATACACGGACTCGACGGAGGCTTATCAGGGAGGTGGCCGCCAGCTCGGCAGCAAGGTCATCCTTCAGCTCCATGAGCTAATGTGCGGTGGTCTTCAACCCGACCTGACCATTCTGCTGATGCCCGACTTTGCAAAATCGCTTCACCGCGCGCGCCGGCGCAATGAGCGGAATGCCCGTGCGGGAAATGACGAAGGCCGCTTTGAGCAAGAGGCCGAGGATTTCTATCGGCGCGTCTATGAAAAGTACCGTGAAATTGCTCTCCGGGACACGGGCAGGGTGGCAGTGATTGAAGGAGATGATGGAATCGAAGATGTCCATCATCAGATTTTGCGCATTGTTGAAGACCGGCTGCGCTAA
- a CDS encoding glycoside hydrolase family 5 protein — MKKTVFLLAWMLFSAGLPSWAQSEGNDLAFQRAEHLRRGINASMWFAQSPGNYSVERLRIFTTTEDIALMRQLGFDHVRLSIDAQPLMEWLHSPDHATPFMHELDNTVQAMLEQNLAVILDVHPESDFKAQLRQGNEGVENFARLWRALAKHFADTNPDLVFFEILNEPEQEDPYRWQGIESYIAEQIRQAAPEHTMIATGAHWSGLEDLLMLEPIALPNVIYTFHDYEPFPFTHQGATWTASQVRPLRNVPYPSTPQAIEHNLPQEPTLAAQYWLEQYGLDQWNAERIDKTLSFAERWSQMYHAPVYCGEFGVLRDHADPAMRAQWLHDMRVGLEKHHIGWAMWDYQANFGIVTKKDGKAVPDPEIVKALGLKMP, encoded by the coding sequence ATGAAGAAAACCGTTTTTCTACTGGCATGGATGCTCTTCAGCGCTGGGCTTCCTTCATGGGCACAGTCCGAAGGCAACGACCTTGCTTTTCAACGAGCGGAGCATCTGCGGCGCGGGATCAATGCCAGTATGTGGTTTGCCCAGTCTCCCGGGAACTACTCCGTGGAACGGTTGCGTATATTCACAACCACAGAGGACATCGCTTTGATGCGTCAGCTTGGTTTTGACCACGTCAGGTTAAGCATTGATGCCCAGCCGCTGATGGAATGGCTGCACAGTCCGGACCATGCGACGCCCTTTATGCACGAATTAGACAACACTGTCCAGGCCATGCTGGAGCAGAACCTGGCCGTAATTCTTGATGTCCATCCCGAAAGTGATTTTAAGGCCCAGCTTCGCCAGGGCAACGAAGGCGTTGAAAACTTTGCTCGCCTCTGGCGAGCGCTGGCAAAACACTTTGCGGACACCAATCCCGATCTGGTCTTCTTTGAAATATTGAATGAACCGGAGCAGGAAGACCCTTACCGCTGGCAGGGCATTGAAAGCTACATAGCAGAGCAGATTCGTCAGGCGGCGCCGGAACATACGATGATTGCCACCGGCGCCCACTGGTCGGGTCTGGAGGATCTGCTGATGCTGGAACCCATCGCCTTGCCAAATGTCATCTACACATTTCATGACTACGAACCATTCCCTTTTACCCATCAGGGAGCGACGTGGACAGCGTCCCAGGTCCGGCCTCTGCGCAATGTTCCTTATCCTTCTACGCCCCAGGCCATCGAGCATAACCTGCCCCAGGAACCCACTCTGGCCGCCCAGTACTGGCTAGAGCAATATGGCCTGGACCAGTGGAATGCGGAGCGTATCGATAAGACCCTCTCTTTTGCTGAGAGGTGGTCGCAGATGTATCACGCTCCGGTGTATTGCGGCGAATTTGGAGTGCTGCGCGATCATGCCGATCCTGCCATGAGGGCACAATGGTTGCACGACATGCGCGTGGGACTGGAAAAGCATCATATTGGCTGGGCCATGTGGGACTATCAGGCAAACTTTGGCATTGTTACCAAAAAAGACGGCAAGGCCGTGCCTGATCCCGAGATTGTAAAAGCATTGGGCCTGAAGATGCCGTGA
- a CDS encoding response regulator: protein MASERILVVDTEQRGRAMIASALESAGYYTITASTRQEAIRRFKEDPPYEIVLVDLMGGAPGIELLEIISRAQPDVPVLITASQDHAKEAIHALRKGAFDCLLKPIEINTLLSAVGEAIHHKRHMQQSYLLQPNLEQVIATRTEMLRRAVSDLERSYDITLEALGDALDLKDTETEGHSKRVTAYTVALARAMGLAPSEIRIIARGAFLHDIGKMAIPDAILLKPGKLTMDEQSLMREHCVRGYQILSKIPYLREAAEIVYTHQERYDGSGYPRGLKGNEIPLGSRIFAVADTLDAITSDRPYRRAQSIEIARREIQRCSGTQFDPRVVELYASMPDRLWMELRREISQHPRFTSVALSSPELRF, encoded by the coding sequence ATGGCTTCCGAAAGAATACTGGTAGTGGATACAGAGCAGAGAGGAAGAGCCATGATTGCATCTGCTTTGGAGAGTGCAGGTTACTACACGATAACCGCAAGCACCCGTCAGGAAGCGATCCGCCGTTTCAAGGAGGATCCTCCCTACGAGATTGTGTTGGTAGACCTCATGGGAGGCGCTCCCGGAATTGAACTGCTTGAGATCATTTCCCGGGCCCAGCCAGATGTCCCTGTATTGATTACCGCCAGCCAGGACCACGCCAAGGAAGCCATCCATGCCCTGCGCAAAGGGGCTTTTGACTGCTTGCTGAAGCCCATTGAAATCAATACTTTGCTGTCGGCTGTCGGTGAAGCGATTCATCATAAACGCCACATGCAGCAGTCCTATCTTCTTCAACCGAACCTGGAGCAGGTGATCGCAACCAGGACCGAGATGCTGCGCCGCGCCGTCTCCGACCTTGAGCGTTCCTACGACATTACGCTTGAAGCCCTGGGAGACGCTCTGGACCTGAAAGACACAGAGACGGAGGGGCATTCCAAGCGGGTCACCGCCTATACCGTTGCCTTGGCCCGCGCTATGGGGCTGGCGCCCTCTGAGATCCGCATCATTGCCCGTGGGGCCTTTCTGCATGACATTGGGAAAATGGCCATTCCTGATGCCATTCTGCTGAAACCTGGCAAGCTGACAATGGATGAGCAGTCCCTGATGCGCGAACATTGTGTTCGTGGCTATCAAATTCTCTCCAAGATCCCTTATCTCAGGGAGGCGGCCGAGATTGTCTACACCCATCAGGAGCGGTATGACGGAAGCGGTTATCCTCGTGGCCTGAAAGGCAATGAGATTCCTCTGGGATCGCGTATTTTTGCTGTTGCCGATACTCTGGATGCCATTACTTCCGACCGTCCCTATCGCAGGGCGCAAAGTATTGAAATCGCCCGTAGAGAGATCCAGCGCTGCTCAGGAACACAGTTCGATCCCCGCGTTGTTGAGCTTTATGCAAGTATGCCGGACCGTCTCTGGATGGAACTTCGCCGCGAAATCAGCCAGCATCCGCGGTTTACCTCTGTAGCTCTCAGTTCTCCGGAACTTCGATTCTGA
- a CDS encoding protein kinase domain-containing protein, with protein MKHRTIKHYELVRRLGAGGSGVVFLANDTLLMRPVVLKILKRGALTLEQMRTTVLREARMASAIEHPNVCAIYEVGEEGEEAFIVMQYVPGQSLDKIIAKGPASIQLVLSVGIQIADGLNAAHSLGIFHRDLKPANAILTDGGLVKLLDFGLARRISPEEAEFDPAKSSRRKPGPVAATYTARGGTIAYMAPEQFVTGQSSVQSDIWALGVILYELVSGRHPFARPDADEFQSIRAIQFVDPPPLSRCCPEVPPELSSVMMRCLEKNPAERYASAAEVREALKTIMKALQIETGIIPGEAAAQLPVSAPEEEKRTTGLLSMLAERFRESGDTQTRQHTIVVLPFRNLGPSEVAPLYGFALADAISARISRMSTLVVRPTSALMHLPIAQLDPLEVGQKLLVRWVLTGNFIRSEKGFDLNWQLLDVSRQSVSSGGAISVPSFDLVAVQTEICNEVFASLQGIGQLTQAPERHAPRTTLTEEISEEYLQARAVLSAFMQRTGSKGDLDHARELFERVTQNNPSFAPAWSGLGITHLQYVRHGFGGHMHVMGARKAFDQALRLDPGQVEANLYRVYMLLSRGEKESARHGIEHLLRTASNDWNVHMVAGITLRLDGMYEEALDQFNQSLKLNPSNAAVIYNHRARVYQYQNQLELAEDELEKGLTLEPRHPLLRTSLAYQRMRQGDPHQAIAMLESVIRDDESMRIAFPTLAMCYVQVGERERAVSLITEDSISAAEADSEMAYRLATYFAVEGDESEALHWLRRAIYLGNENYPWFSKNPAWNRLHDHTDFERILEDLKKSFRRNQKTWKRLLSQVPEVI; from the coding sequence ATGAAGCATCGCACGATTAAGCATTATGAACTGGTGCGGCGGTTGGGTGCGGGCGGCAGTGGGGTCGTCTTTCTGGCCAATGACACGCTGCTGATGCGGCCTGTAGTGCTGAAGATTCTGAAGCGTGGCGCCCTGACTCTTGAACAAATGCGCACGACCGTATTGCGCGAGGCGCGTATGGCCTCAGCCATTGAGCATCCGAATGTCTGCGCCATTTATGAGGTAGGCGAAGAGGGAGAAGAGGCCTTCATCGTCATGCAATATGTGCCGGGGCAGTCGCTGGACAAGATTATTGCGAAAGGACCGGCCAGCATTCAACTTGTACTCTCTGTGGGCATTCAGATAGCCGATGGTCTGAACGCCGCGCACTCATTGGGCATCTTTCATCGCGATTTGAAGCCTGCCAACGCCATTTTGACCGATGGAGGACTGGTCAAACTGCTTGATTTTGGCCTGGCGCGGCGCATCAGTCCTGAAGAAGCAGAATTTGACCCGGCAAAGTCATCCCGACGCAAGCCCGGGCCGGTTGCGGCCACTTATACGGCCCGAGGTGGCACGATCGCATACATGGCCCCGGAGCAGTTCGTCACCGGCCAGAGCAGCGTGCAAAGCGACATCTGGGCCCTCGGCGTAATCCTGTATGAGCTGGTCAGCGGACGTCATCCTTTTGCCCGCCCCGATGCGGATGAGTTCCAGAGTATCCGTGCCATCCAGTTTGTGGACCCTCCACCTCTCTCTCGGTGCTGTCCGGAAGTACCTCCGGAACTCAGCTCGGTCATGATGCGCTGTCTTGAGAAGAACCCGGCAGAACGCTATGCCAGTGCGGCCGAGGTGCGAGAGGCGCTCAAGACCATCATGAAGGCGCTGCAAATTGAGACCGGCATCATCCCGGGGGAGGCCGCCGCGCAGCTACCTGTCTCTGCCCCGGAAGAGGAAAAGCGCACAACGGGTCTGCTTTCCATGTTGGCCGAGCGCTTTCGTGAGTCTGGTGACACGCAGACGAGGCAGCATACCATCGTTGTCTTACCGTTCCGAAACCTGGGGCCTTCCGAAGTCGCTCCACTCTACGGATTTGCGCTCGCCGATGCCATTTCAGCGCGCATTTCGCGCATGTCTACTTTGGTCGTCCGGCCTACCAGCGCGCTGATGCATCTGCCCATCGCGCAACTTGATCCGCTGGAAGTCGGACAGAAGTTACTGGTGCGATGGGTCCTGACCGGTAATTTCATCCGCTCAGAGAAAGGCTTCGATCTGAACTGGCAGCTTCTCGATGTTTCGCGGCAGAGTGTCAGCAGCGGGGGTGCAATCAGTGTGCCTTCTTTCGATCTGGTGGCCGTGCAGACAGAAATCTGCAATGAGGTCTTTGCTTCGCTGCAGGGGATTGGCCAGCTTACACAGGCCCCTGAACGTCATGCTCCGCGGACAACGCTTACAGAAGAGATTTCCGAGGAATACCTTCAGGCGCGTGCGGTGCTCTCTGCTTTTATGCAAAGGACCGGGAGTAAGGGTGACCTGGACCATGCCCGCGAGCTCTTTGAGCGCGTGACACAGAACAACCCCTCATTCGCTCCGGCCTGGAGCGGTCTGGGAATTACCCATCTGCAGTATGTCCGTCATGGTTTTGGTGGCCACATGCACGTGATGGGAGCGCGGAAGGCTTTTGATCAGGCGCTGCGCCTGGACCCCGGACAGGTCGAAGCCAATCTCTATCGCGTGTACATGCTGTTGTCACGCGGCGAAAAAGAGAGCGCCCGTCATGGCATTGAGCATTTGCTGCGTACCGCCTCCAATGACTGGAATGTACACATGGTGGCTGGCATCACGTTGCGGCTCGATGGCATGTATGAGGAGGCCCTGGATCAGTTCAACCAGTCTTTAAAGCTGAACCCATCGAACGCTGCGGTCATCTATAACCATCGTGCCCGTGTTTACCAGTATCAAAACCAGCTTGAACTTGCCGAAGATGAACTCGAAAAAGGACTGACCCTGGAACCTCGGCATCCTTTGCTGCGCACCTCGCTTGCTTATCAGCGAATGCGGCAGGGCGATCCGCATCAGGCCATTGCCATGCTGGAATCCGTCATCCGTGATGACGAAAGTATGCGCATTGCCTTTCCCACCCTGGCCATGTGCTATGTACAGGTAGGTGAACGCGAACGGGCTGTCTCGCTGATTACAGAAGACTCGATTTCCGCGGCCGAAGCGGACAGCGAAATGGCCTATCGCCTGGCCACATATTTTGCCGTAGAAGGCGATGAAAGTGAGGCCCTGCACTGGCTGCGTCGCGCCATCTATCTGGGCAATGAAAATTACCCGTGGTTCTCAAAAAATCCCGCGTGGAACCGCCTTCATGACCACACCGATTTTGAGCGTATTTTGGAAGATCTGAAGAAAAGCTTCCGACGCAACCAGAAGACATGGAAACGGCTGTTGTCTCAGGTGCCGGAAGTCATTTGA